In Vagococcus hydrophili, one DNA window encodes the following:
- a CDS encoding DUF896 family protein: MLSKEKLARINELAKKAKTETGLTAAEKQEQAELREEYLHRFRGGMRNHIEGMKVVDTEGNDVTPDKLKDIQKDKGLHGR, from the coding sequence ATGTTATCAAAAGAAAAATTAGCACGAATTAATGAATTAGCAAAAAAAGCCAAAACAGAAACTGGTTTAACGGCTGCTGAAAAACAAGAACAAGCAGAATTAAGAGAAGAATACCTACACCGTTTTAGAGGTGGGATGCGTAATCATATCGAAGGCATGAAAGTTGTCGATACTGAGGGTAATGATGTAACACCTGATAAATTAAAAGACATTCAAAAAGATAAGGGATTACACGGCAGATAG
- a CDS encoding M42 family metallopeptidase, with translation MTQSTIELVQTLTNIPSPTGDTTKIIHFLDQELQKHGFQGIINRKGSLIVTVPGKDDENHRFITAHIDTLGAMVRGIKPDGRLKLDLIGGFKYNSIEGEYCTIHTQSGKDYTGTILMHQTSVHVYKDAGSAERNQDNMEVRIDEKTFSEEDTKKLGIQVGDFISFDPRTEITPSGFIKSRHLDDKVSAAILINFLIDLKKNNESLPYTTHFFFSNNEEIGYGGNSNIDEKVVEYLAVDMGAMGDDQQTDEYTVSICVKDASGPYHLGLRNHFVHLCETNKIAYKLDIYPFYGSDASAAMRAGADVKHGLVGAGIEASHAFERTHQDSIDATEQLVSKYLFSELS, from the coding sequence ATGACACAATCTACAATTGAATTGGTTCAAACACTAACAAATATCCCCTCACCAACTGGGGATACAACAAAGATTATTCATTTCCTTGATCAAGAATTACAAAAACACGGATTTCAAGGTATTATTAACCGCAAAGGTAGTTTAATCGTGACTGTTCCTGGTAAAGACGATGAGAATCACCGCTTTATTACGGCACATATTGATACATTAGGCGCTATGGTTCGCGGTATCAAACCTGACGGACGTTTGAAACTAGATTTAATTGGCGGTTTCAAATATAACTCCATTGAAGGTGAATATTGTACGATTCATACGCAATCAGGTAAAGATTACACTGGAACAATTTTAATGCATCAAACCAGTGTCCACGTTTATAAAGATGCTGGTTCTGCTGAAAGAAATCAAGACAACATGGAAGTCCGTATTGACGAAAAAACTTTCTCAGAAGAAGATACTAAAAAATTAGGCATTCAAGTCGGCGATTTCATTAGTTTTGATCCTCGTACTGAAATCACACCTAGTGGTTTTATTAAGTCTCGTCATTTAGATGATAAAGTAAGTGCCGCTATTTTGATTAACTTTTTAATTGATCTTAAGAAAAATAATGAATCGCTACCTTACACAACCCACTTCTTCTTTTCTAATAATGAAGAAATTGGTTACGGTGGAAATTCTAATATTGATGAAAAAGTCGTGGAATACCTAGCTGTTGATATGGGCGCTATGGGAGATGACCAACAAACGGATGAGTACACTGTTTCTATTTGTGTGAAAGATGCTAGCGGTCCTTATCATTTAGGCTTAAGAAATCATTTTGTTCATCTTTGCGAAACAAATAAAATTGCTTATAAATTAGATATTTATCCATTTTATGGTAGTGATGCCTCTGCTGCAATGCGCGCTGGTGCAGATGTAAAACACGGTTTAGTCGGCGCTGGAATCGAAGCCAGTCATGCCTTTGAGCGCACTCATCAAGATTCCATTGACGCTACTGAACAACTTGTTTCAAAATATTTATTTAGTGAATTATCATAA
- a CDS encoding plasmid pRiA4b ORF-3 family protein, translated as MYHKWIKEYGKSGLFLTAYNGVTGVPFKEIESEDKLSHEDYLQILEEFRRVILNQMEVDIEKWNMGVMMIGMTDLIPRYIEIDNAVILEFQIILNNFLVFLQDKEYLENIFDLQKTVFQFMPLCLNNNLDINYWSQIKRKNIEAYMKYMDEQMETINDLLDDLEGNMMKEEFFPPVKNQKHSNNVIPMIPKNKIPLRVSNEEFDNKIYQLRIDIVGAKPPIWRRILVPAKMTFGDLHEIIQTAFDWDTAHLYQFNVDNVVLSDFEAEDLIGDKPHVYYTSQIKKDMAKVKLNQLVSEGDKFEYIYDFGDSWEHKIVVEEVLEHDPAIPFYPYCTKGKRTAPFEDFGGIERFDDFVADFKKNANRKSVQDVLEWAMGVESERFYPDYVDIEEINELLGLMW; from the coding sequence ATGTACCATAAATGGATCAAGGAATATGGGAAAAGTGGCTTATTTTTAACTGCTTATAATGGTGTGACAGGAGTTCCTTTTAAAGAAATAGAAAGTGAAGATAAGTTATCACATGAAGATTATTTACAAATACTAGAAGAGTTTAGAAGGGTCATCTTAAATCAGATGGAGGTCGATATTGAGAAGTGGAACATGGGCGTGATGATGATTGGGATGACAGATCTAATTCCTAGGTACATAGAAATTGATAATGCAGTTATTTTAGAATTTCAAATTATTTTGAATAATTTTCTAGTGTTTCTACAGGATAAAGAATATTTGGAAAATATCTTTGATTTACAAAAAACAGTGTTTCAATTTATGCCTCTTTGTTTAAATAATAATTTAGATATAAACTATTGGTCTCAGATTAAACGAAAAAATATTGAAGCATATATGAAATATATGGATGAACAGATGGAAACAATCAACGATCTTTTAGATGATTTAGAAGGAAATATGATGAAGGAAGAATTTTTTCCGCCTGTTAAAAATCAAAAGCATTCAAATAATGTGATTCCTATGATTCCTAAAAATAAAATCCCGCTGAGAGTAAGCAATGAAGAATTTGATAATAAAATTTATCAACTAAGAATTGATATTGTGGGAGCTAAACCACCTATTTGGCGTCGTATTTTAGTACCAGCCAAAATGACGTTTGGAGATTTACATGAGATTATTCAAACAGCTTTTGATTGGGATACAGCACATCTGTATCAATTTAATGTAGATAATGTTGTTTTGAGTGATTTTGAAGCAGAGGATTTAATTGGAGATAAGCCTCATGTTTACTACACATCTCAAATAAAAAAAGATATGGCTAAAGTAAAACTGAATCAATTAGTTTCTGAAGGGGATAAATTTGAATATATCTATGATTTTGGTGATTCTTGGGAGCATAAAATTGTTGTGGAAGAAGTTTTAGAACATGACCCAGCGATTCCTTTTTATCCTTATTGTACGAAAGGAAAGAGAACAGCTCCTTTTGAAGATTTCGGAGGTATTGAAAGGTTTGATGATTTTGTAGCGGATTTCAAGAAAAATGCTAATCGCAAATCAGTTCAAGATGTTTTAGAATGGGCAATGGGTGTGGAAAGTGAAAGATTTTATCCTGATTATGTAGATATTGAGGAGATTAATGAACTTTTAGGATTGATGTGGTAG
- the tkt gene encoding transketolase: protein MKFDQIDQLGVNTIRTLSLDMIQKANSGHPGLPMGAAPMAYTLWTKHLKVNPSTSRNWADRDRFILSAGHGSAMLYSLLHLSGYNLPMSEIKNFRQWDSLTPGHPEVHHTDGIEATTGPLGQGIAMSVGFAMAEAHLAGTYNKENFNIVDHYTYALCGDGDLMEGVSQEAISLAGHLKLDKLVVLYDSNDISLDGPLDKSFSESVKGRFEATGWQHILVKDGNDLEAISNAIEEAKKETSKPTIIEVKTIIGFGAELQGTNKVHGAPLGADGIALAKKNYGWDYPEFTVPEEVTARFKADMIEKGQKEEAAWNELFASYKAEYPELAAQFEAAFKGEVTVDLEKALPVYEVGDSSASRITSKEAIQELAKAMPELWGGSADLSSSNNTMIAGEKDFEPGTYEGRNIWFGVREFGMAAAMNGIALHGGTRVYGATFFVFVDYLRPAVRLSAIQKAPVTYVLTHDSIAVGEDGPTHEPIEQLSSLRSIPNVNLMRPADGNEVAAAWKVAATSMETPTVLALSRQNLPVLEGTKEKAYEGVARGGYVLSAQEGTTPEGIIMATGSEVNLAMEAQKELRKEGVDVSVVSMPSTNLFDAQDAEYKESVLPSSVRKRVSIEMGASLGWERYVGFDGKVMGIDRFGASAPGNTVIEKYGFTVENVVKTYKSL from the coding sequence ATGAAGTTCGATCAAATCGATCAATTAGGTGTCAATACAATTCGTACATTAAGTTTGGACATGATTCAAAAAGCTAACTCAGGTCACCCTGGTTTACCAATGGGGGCTGCACCAATGGCTTACACATTATGGACAAAACATTTAAAAGTTAACCCATCTACATCAAGAAATTGGGCAGATCGTGACCGTTTTATTTTATCAGCTGGTCATGGTTCAGCGATGTTATATAGCTTACTTCATTTATCTGGATACAACTTACCAATGTCAGAAATCAAAAATTTCCGCCAGTGGGATAGCTTAACACCAGGACATCCAGAAGTTCACCATACTGATGGTATCGAAGCAACAACAGGACCATTAGGACAAGGGATTGCGATGAGTGTTGGTTTTGCCATGGCAGAAGCTCACTTAGCAGGAACTTACAACAAAGAAAACTTCAATATTGTTGATCACTATACTTACGCATTATGTGGCGATGGCGACTTAATGGAAGGTGTTTCACAAGAAGCAATCAGTTTAGCTGGTCACTTAAAATTAGATAAATTAGTTGTTCTTTACGATTCAAACGATATTTCATTAGATGGTCCATTAGACAAATCATTTAGTGAAAGTGTTAAAGGACGTTTTGAAGCAACTGGTTGGCAACATATCTTAGTGAAAGATGGCAATGATTTAGAAGCTATTTCTAACGCTATTGAAGAAGCTAAGAAAGAAACAAGCAAACCAACGATTATCGAAGTGAAAACAATCATCGGTTTTGGTGCTGAATTACAAGGAACGAACAAAGTTCACGGTGCCCCATTAGGAGCTGACGGTATTGCATTAGCTAAGAAAAATTACGGATGGGACTACCCAGAATTTACTGTTCCTGAAGAAGTGACTGCTCGTTTTAAAGCAGACATGATTGAAAAAGGTCAAAAAGAAGAAGCTGCATGGAACGAATTATTCGCTTCATATAAAGCTGAATACCCAGAATTAGCGGCTCAATTTGAAGCAGCATTCAAAGGTGAAGTAACGGTTGATTTAGAAAAAGCTTTACCAGTTTACGAAGTAGGTGATTCATCTGCAAGTCGTATTACAAGTAAAGAAGCGATTCAAGAATTAGCGAAAGCAATGCCTGAATTATGGGGTGGATCTGCCGATCTTTCTTCATCAAACAACACAATGATCGCCGGCGAAAAAGATTTCGAACCAGGAACTTACGAAGGCCGTAACATTTGGTTTGGTGTCCGTGAATTCGGTATGGCAGCGGCAATGAATGGTATCGCATTACACGGTGGAACTCGCGTTTACGGCGCAACATTCTTCGTGTTTGTGGATTACTTACGTCCAGCCGTTAGATTATCAGCTATCCAAAAAGCGCCAGTGACTTATGTGTTAACACATGATTCAATCGCTGTTGGTGAAGATGGTCCAACTCATGAGCCAATCGAACAATTATCAAGCTTACGCAGCATTCCTAACGTTAACCTAATGCGTCCAGCTGACGGTAACGAAGTAGCTGCAGCATGGAAAGTAGCCGCAACATCAATGGAAACACCAACAGTTTTAGCTTTATCTCGTCAAAACTTACCAGTTCTTGAAGGAACAAAAGAAAAAGCTTATGAAGGTGTGGCTCGTGGTGGTTACGTATTATCAGCACAAGAAGGAACTACGCCAGAGGGAATCATCATGGCAACAGGTTCAGAAGTGAACTTAGCAATGGAAGCTCAAAAAGAATTACGTAAAGAAGGCGTTGATGTATCAGTTGTTTCTATGCCATCAACTAACCTATTTGACGCACAAGATGCTGAGTACAAAGAATCAGTTTTACCAAGTTCAGTTAGAAAACGCGTATCAATCGAAATGGGCGCAAGCTTAGGTTGGGAACGTTACGTAGGATTCGACGGTAAAGTAATGGGAATCGACCGCTTCGGCGCCAGTGCCCCAGGAAACACAGTCATCGAAAAATACGGCTTCACAGTAGAAAATGTTGTGAAAACATATAAGAGTTTGTAA
- the cas1 gene encoding type II CRISPR-associated endonuclease Cas1, which yields MGFRTVFVKNGETLRVKLDNLEISKNREYFVIPLSDIESVILEGEQTSISSRILAKFAQYHIELIVCDSKYLPAGVFLGLGQYHRSAKRAIWQSNWTEEQKQALWTVIILRKINNQIAFSEIANVDEERLETMKELRKNLKFGDESNREGHVAKVYFNSHFGLGFTREDDSLPNACMDYGYAIVRAQMARCVVAQGLLPMLGVFHRNEYNSFNLVDDLMEPFRPLMDYYIHREILTKEDKYLTYDSRIQLIDFLNQKIKIKNKKIYINQCMIDYVISFIKAMEKNDPAYLLDIDLINFVECEGK from the coding sequence TTGGGATTTAGAACAGTTTTTGTAAAAAATGGAGAGACTTTAAGAGTTAAGTTAGACAATTTGGAGATTTCTAAAAACAGAGAATATTTTGTTATTCCTTTAAGTGATATTGAAAGCGTTATTTTAGAAGGAGAACAAACATCGATTAGTAGTCGGATATTGGCAAAATTTGCTCAATATCATATTGAATTAATCGTTTGTGATAGTAAGTATTTACCAGCAGGAGTATTTTTAGGATTAGGTCAATATCATCGAAGTGCGAAGAGAGCAATATGGCAAAGTAACTGGACAGAAGAACAAAAGCAAGCACTTTGGACAGTGATTATTCTTAGAAAAATAAATAATCAGATTGCTTTTTCAGAAATCGCAAATGTCGATGAAGAACGTTTAGAAACGATGAAAGAACTAAGAAAGAATTTGAAATTTGGAGATGAAAGTAATCGTGAGGGACATGTGGCAAAGGTTTATTTTAATTCGCATTTTGGATTAGGTTTTACTCGTGAGGATGATAGTTTACCTAATGCTTGTATGGATTATGGTTATGCAATTGTGCGTGCACAAATGGCTAGGTGTGTAGTTGCGCAAGGGTTGTTGCCAATGTTAGGTGTTTTTCATCGAAATGAATACAATTCTTTCAATTTAGTGGACGATTTAATGGAACCATTTAGACCATTAATGGATTATTATATTCATAGAGAAATCTTAACTAAAGAAGATAAATATTTAACCTATGATAGTCGGATTCAATTAATTGATTTTTTAAATCAAAAGATAAAGATCAAAAATAAAAAAATTTATATCAATCAATGTATGATTGATTATGTCATTTCTTTTATAAAAGCAATGGAAAAAAATGATCCCGCATATTTACTTGATATTGATTTAATTAATTTTGTGGAGTGTGAAGGGAAGTGA
- the lexA gene encoding transcriptional repressor LexA produces MTRKQSSRQVDVLRYIYEQVESRGYPPTVREIGEAVNLSSTSTVHGHLSRLEKKGLIHRDPTKPRAIELTSEGLDLIGVKPTTIPMLGVVTAGEPILAVEDASDFFPLPPDLKYEENSLFMLTIRGESMINAGIFDGDHVIVRKQAAASNGDVVIAMTDENEATCKRFFKETNYIRLQPENDTLEPIILDNVSILGKVVGLYRNHI; encoded by the coding sequence ATGACAAGAAAGCAGTCTTCAAGACAAGTAGATGTCTTACGATATATATACGAACAAGTTGAATCACGTGGCTATCCACCAACAGTCAGAGAAATCGGAGAAGCGGTTAATTTATCTTCTACTTCTACCGTCCACGGACATTTATCCAGATTAGAGAAAAAAGGGCTTATTCACCGAGATCCTACTAAACCTAGAGCAATCGAACTTACTTCGGAAGGCTTAGATTTAATCGGCGTAAAGCCAACAACGATTCCAATGCTAGGAGTAGTTACAGCAGGAGAACCTATTTTAGCGGTTGAAGATGCTTCTGACTTCTTTCCATTACCACCTGATTTGAAATATGAAGAAAACAGTTTGTTCATGTTAACCATTCGAGGTGAAAGTATGATTAATGCCGGGATTTTTGACGGTGATCATGTCATCGTTAGAAAACAAGCAGCTGCTAGCAACGGTGACGTCGTAATCGCTATGACTGACGAGAACGAAGCAACGTGTAAACGATTCTTTAAAGAAACTAACTACATCCGTCTACAACCTGAAAACGATACTTTAGAACCCATCATTTTAGACAATGTTTCTATCTTAGGAAAAGTTGTCGGCTTATACAGAAATCATATTTAA
- a CDS encoding cation:proton antiporter yields the protein MTLELLKMVIFILLGTKIAGHLCNRFNLPVVFGELLLGLLLGPAILNLVAETDGIAMFSEIGIILLMFLVGLESDLSLLKKYLKPAITVALFGVFVPFIFISLLGQLIGMGTTESFFLGIIFSATSLSITVQVLKEYNYMDNEAGSITLGAAILDDTLVVLLISIFTAAITFDASTGFTVPMAWDLIGQKLLFFGMMYLVAKYLITPAMRLSSKLIAVKAKTAMALVLCFTFTIFAEEMGLSDIIGAFFIGMMLSSHESAHEIEKDVDTIGNSLFIPVFFVSIGLGISIEALFSQFGLILLLSVAAVITKLAGGYFASRLMKINRNVALVVGSGMVSRGEMALIVAKIGQEAGYISSEFFTAVIASIIITTLISPLLLKFSIGLDQKEDNTENIRA from the coding sequence TTGACTTTAGAGTTATTAAAAATGGTCATTTTTATCTTATTAGGCACAAAAATTGCAGGACACTTATGTAACAGGTTCAACTTACCTGTCGTGTTTGGCGAATTACTATTGGGACTTTTACTCGGTCCAGCAATTCTTAATTTGGTCGCAGAAACAGACGGAATTGCTATGTTTTCAGAAATTGGGATTATTCTTCTCATGTTTCTCGTTGGACTGGAAAGCGATCTTAGTCTTTTAAAGAAATACCTAAAGCCAGCGATTACCGTTGCTTTGTTCGGTGTTTTTGTTCCCTTTATCTTCATCTCTCTTCTCGGACAACTTATCGGGATGGGAACCACAGAATCATTCTTTCTAGGCATTATCTTCAGTGCCACCTCACTCAGCATTACCGTTCAAGTATTAAAAGAATACAATTACATGGACAATGAAGCAGGCTCCATTACATTAGGTGCCGCCATTTTAGATGACACTCTCGTTGTTTTACTGATTAGTATATTTACAGCTGCCATTACTTTTGACGCTAGCACAGGATTTACTGTTCCGATGGCATGGGATTTAATTGGGCAAAAATTACTATTCTTCGGTATGATGTACCTTGTTGCTAAATACTTAATCACACCAGCCATGCGTTTATCTTCAAAATTAATTGCGGTTAAAGCAAAAACGGCTATGGCACTTGTTCTTTGTTTTACCTTCACCATTTTTGCTGAAGAAATGGGCTTAAGTGATATTATCGGTGCCTTCTTTATCGGGATGATGTTGTCTAGTCATGAATCAGCTCACGAGATTGAAAAAGATGTAGATACCATTGGAAACAGTCTTTTCATTCCAGTATTTTTTGTTTCTATTGGACTGGGGATCAGTATTGAAGCACTCTTCTCTCAATTTGGTTTAATTTTACTCTTATCAGTTGCCGCAGTTATCACAAAACTTGCTGGTGGTTATTTTGCTTCACGATTAATGAAAATTAACCGAAACGTGGCTCTAGTCGTTGGTTCTGGTATGGTTTCTCGAGGTGAGATGGCTTTAATTGTTGCTAAAATCGGACAAGAAGCTGGCTACATTTCCAGTGAATTCTTTACAGCAGTAATTGCTTCTATCATTATCACTACCTTAATCTCTCCCCTACTTTTAAAATTTAGTATTGGACTGGATCAAAAGGAAGATAACACAGAAAATATCAGAGCGTAA
- the cas9 gene encoding type II CRISPR RNA-guided endonuclease Cas9 (Cas9, originally named Csn1, is the large, multifunctional signature protein of type II CRISPR/Cas systems. It is well known even to general audiences because its RNA-guided endonuclease activity has made it a popular tool for custom editing of eukaryotic genomes.), translated as MYSIGLDIGIASCGWSVINDKNGHIVDLGVSLFSSKNSANNLDRRTSRGSRRLLRRRVTRLSDAKKILEIISCIEEDQLKNTDPYQLRVKGLTEQLTKSEIYRVVMHIVKKRGISYLDEDSEEGAKESQDYKNQVLHNSDLLKTLTPGQIQLQRLNEMGRVKTGINQSGNYQLNVFTVSSYANELERILECQQKFYPEITSDFIDKFINKETGESAGLVYRKRPYYHGPGNMANHSQYGRWIDYNKNGQPAENIFDKLIGTDIQGELRASASSLSAQKFNLFNDLNNLRLPREEDRVTEDEKRKILSYLMGEEITRFGANDLAKLLGYKSNEIKGWRVNKNDKPEIHSMKVYRDWRDIFSNYDVELNEIPCDTIDGIAKVITLNTELDGIINTLDIELPELDGKIKKVICDSFKELRKKTSSSSWHSFSLKTLSQMIPFMLANPMEQNTVLEELKLKTDLRNTYADYTKIPIKEITKDIYNPTVNKSVSRAFHVMNALVEKYGKEQISYVTIEMPRDKNEDDQKKTIKNIQKTNENRKKQSENFFLEQSGWSQNRFESEMRKRGFAAKLGYFFEQNGRCAYSGESIKAESLTSNATEIDHVIPLSISLDDSMNNKVLVKAQANQEKGQRTPYQAYQDGAKLGQTWDEYKTWVINTYKKKHKRRILLETRDIFDPEVRNQFIARNLNDTRYASRVVLNSVQSFFNKSETKVQVVTGNFTHTLRKKWGESLEKTRETHHHHAVDAALCAIVPFVKVSRFVYYYDPEGSKYMVDQETGEKIPYHEYKKMKPDERRSYVPKWDDFIGQLVPTLLYPKIKFSHQVDYKSNRKVSDATIYSTRQVEKISIKRGKEIKTEETFILDKIKDIYTVEGWKEFKKYQDKILAKENDPETFKILCEIAEEYPKSEEIQEPNGNVKAVDRSPFERYCSANDVPGIQKYSKKGNGPYIKSLKYYNKKIGSHVNITRDEFGNMCDETKNGKKVVLLSLNPWRTDVYYNKELDQFELLGIKYNHLKFVNGEYGVPIEVYDELKVIEKISRDSEFCFSLYRKSRVLIEEGEEQIQGLFSSRTKSNTNYFELKPIDKDRWDKTEDVPLFGKVSNGQFIKRLRSDMKITKINTDHLGKCYYVKKETLKNIIS; from the coding sequence ATGTATAGTATTGGATTAGATATTGGAATAGCAAGTTGTGGTTGGAGTGTTATTAATGACAAAAATGGGCACATTGTAGATTTAGGAGTGTCTTTATTTAGTTCAAAGAATAGTGCAAATAATTTAGATCGTCGAACAAGCAGAGGATCAAGACGACTTTTGAGACGCCGTGTTACTCGTTTAAGTGATGCAAAAAAAATACTTGAGATAATTAGTTGTATTGAAGAGGATCAATTAAAAAATACTGATCCGTATCAATTGAGAGTAAAGGGTCTTACTGAACAGTTGACTAAAAGTGAAATTTACCGAGTGGTTATGCATATTGTTAAAAAAAGAGGAATTAGCTATTTAGATGAAGACAGTGAAGAAGGTGCTAAGGAAAGTCAAGATTATAAAAATCAAGTTTTACATAATAGTGACTTATTGAAAACGTTGACACCTGGACAAATTCAATTACAGAGATTAAACGAAATGGGACGTGTTAAAACAGGAATTAATCAGTCTGGAAACTACCAATTGAATGTTTTTACTGTGTCATCTTATGCGAATGAATTAGAGCGAATTTTAGAATGTCAGCAAAAATTTTATCCAGAAATTACATCAGACTTTATAGATAAATTTATTAATAAAGAAACTGGAGAGTCAGCAGGATTAGTCTATCGGAAACGTCCTTATTACCATGGACCGGGAAATATGGCAAATCATAGTCAGTATGGCCGTTGGATTGATTACAATAAGAACGGTCAACCAGCAGAAAATATTTTTGATAAATTGATAGGAACAGATATTCAAGGTGAGTTACGAGCAAGTGCGAGTAGTTTGTCCGCCCAAAAATTTAATCTTTTTAATGATTTAAACAATTTAAGATTACCTCGTGAAGAAGATCGAGTAACCGAAGATGAAAAGAGAAAGATTCTGTCTTATTTAATGGGAGAAGAAATAACCCGTTTTGGAGCAAATGATTTAGCTAAGCTGTTAGGTTATAAGAGTAATGAAATCAAAGGTTGGCGTGTGAATAAAAATGATAAACCAGAAATTCATAGTATGAAAGTTTATCGTGATTGGCGAGATATTTTTAGTAATTATGATGTGGAGTTAAATGAAATTCCTTGTGACACAATAGATGGTATCGCTAAAGTTATTACATTGAACACAGAGTTAGATGGTATTATTAATACGCTAGATATAGAACTACCTGAGCTAGATGGAAAAATAAAAAAAGTAATTTGTGATTCTTTTAAAGAATTAAGAAAAAAAACGAGTAGTAGTTCATGGCATAGTTTTTCACTAAAAACATTGTCTCAAATGATACCTTTTATGTTGGCTAATCCAATGGAACAAAATACAGTATTAGAAGAATTAAAACTAAAAACGGATTTGAGAAATACTTATGCTGACTATACTAAAATACCCATTAAAGAAATTACGAAAGATATCTACAATCCAACGGTCAATAAATCAGTTAGTCGTGCTTTCCATGTGATGAATGCTTTAGTAGAAAAATATGGAAAAGAACAGATAAGTTACGTCACGATTGAAATGCCTAGAGATAAGAATGAAGATGATCAGAAAAAAACAATAAAAAATATTCAAAAAACAAATGAAAATAGAAAGAAACAAAGTGAAAATTTTTTCTTAGAACAGTCGGGATGGAGTCAGAATAGATTTGAATCAGAAATGAGAAAAAGAGGATTTGCTGCTAAGTTAGGTTATTTTTTTGAACAAAATGGACGTTGTGCTTACTCAGGAGAATCGATCAAGGCAGAATCTTTAACATCAAATGCCACAGAGATTGATCATGTTATTCCTTTGTCAATCAGTTTGGACGATTCAATGAATAATAAAGTGTTGGTAAAAGCACAAGCTAACCAAGAAAAAGGTCAACGAACACCTTATCAAGCCTATCAAGATGGGGCGAAATTAGGGCAAACTTGGGATGAATATAAAACTTGGGTAATTAACACTTATAAAAAGAAACATAAAAGAAGGATTTTACTAGAAACACGAGATATTTTTGATCCAGAAGTACGAAATCAATTTATTGCTCGTAATTTGAATGATACGCGTTATGCGAGTCGTGTTGTTTTAAATTCGGTTCAGAGTTTCTTTAATAAAAGTGAAACGAAAGTTCAAGTAGTAACAGGTAATTTTACTCATACATTACGTAAAAAGTGGGGAGAGTCTTTAGAAAAAACAAGAGAAACACATCATCATCATGCGGTGGATGCTGCATTATGTGCTATTGTGCCATTTGTAAAAGTATCTCGCTTTGTTTACTACTATGATCCAGAAGGTAGTAAGTATATGGTTGATCAAGAGACTGGGGAAAAGATACCTTATCATGAGTATAAAAAAATGAAACCAGATGAAAGACGATCTTATGTTCCAAAATGGGATGATTTTATCGGTCAATTAGTACCAACATTGTTGTACCCTAAAATAAAATTTTCTCATCAAGTTGATTATAAATCTAATCGAAAAGTGAGTGACGCTACAATCTATTCAACTCGTCAAGTCGAGAAAATCTCAATAAAACGTGGGAAAGAAATTAAGACTGAGGAGACCTTTATATTAGATAAAATTAAAGATATTTATACTGTAGAAGGGTGGAAAGAATTTAAAAAATATCAGGATAAAATTTTAGCAAAGGAAAATGATCCTGAAACTTTTAAAATTTTATGTGAGATAGCGGAAGAATATCCAAAATCTGAGGAAATACAAGAACCTAATGGCAATGTAAAAGCAGTTGATCGTTCACCTTTTGAAAGATATTGTTCAGCCAATGATGTGCCTGGTATTCAAAAGTATTCCAAAAAAGGAAACGGCCCATATATTAAAAGTTTGAAGTACTACAATAAAAAAATAGGAAGTCATGTTAACATAACTAGAGATGAATTTGGTAATATGTGTGATGAAACTAAGAATGGAAAAAAGGTGGTTTTACTTTCGTTAAATCCTTGGCGAACAGATGTTTATTATAATAAAGAATTAGATCAATTTGAGTTATTAGGAATTAAATATAATCATTTAAAATTTGTAAATGGTGAATATGGAGTACCAATAGAGGTTTACGATGAATTAAAAGTGATTGAGAAAATTTCCCGAGACAGTGAGTTTTGTTTTAGCTTGTATCGAAAAAGTAGGGTTTTAATTGAGGAGGGCGAGGAACAGATTCAAGGATTGTTTAGTTCTAGAACTAAGAGTAATACAAATTATTTTGAATTGAAACCGATAGATAAGGACAGATGGGATAAAACTGAGGATGTGCCATTATTTGGTAAAGTTTCCAATGGTCAATTTATAAAAAGATTACGTTCAGATATGAAAATTACTAAAATAAACACAGATCATTTAGGAAAATGTTATTATGTAAAAAAAGAAACTCTCAAAAATATTATTAGTTAA